A single genomic interval of Helianthus annuus cultivar XRQ/B chromosome 13, HanXRQr2.0-SUNRISE, whole genome shotgun sequence harbors:
- the LOC110899179 gene encoding zinc transporter 4, chloroplastic isoform X2 has protein sequence MLMNLEKIKGDMWISSASLFRNFAESMSTTSCTDSPEFDPCQDEKAALILKFLAIATILVAGILGVTIPLVSKNYGFFKTDSSLFFSTKAFGAGVILATGFVHMLPEATEALTNPCLPESPWSQFPFSGFIAMMAALITLLVDFICTQYYESKQKKQIEDVKDEHVGDSDSESLRVPLVVNDNHEVFGEEDGGGIHIVGIHAHAAHHSHNHNEVTVHSEGRSHMHPHGFSDDDDEGGARHVIVAQVLELGILSHSILIGLSLGVSQSPCAIRPLLVALSFHQLFEGFALGGCISQAKLRPLHSAIMACFFAITTPLGVGIGAVICSFYNPNSPRGLVIEGVLDAISGGILIYMALVDLIAADFMTKKMRCNVRLQAVSYVALFLGAGLMALLAIWS, from the exons ATGTTGATGAATTTGGAGAAGATTAAAGGGGATATGTGGATTTCATCAG CATCGCTTTTCAGGAACTTTGCTGAATCCATGTCAACAACTAGCTGCACTGACTCACCCGAGTTCGACCCATGCCAAGACGAAAAAGCCGCTCTCATCCTTAAATTTTTGGCCATTGCCACCATCCTTGTCGCCGGAATCCTAGGTGTCACCATCCCATTGGTCAGCAAAAACTATGGCTTCTTCAAAACAGACTCCAGTCTCTTTTTCTCCACCAAAGCCTTTGGTGCTGGTGTGATTCTCGCCACCGGATTCGTGCACATGCTACCAGAAGCCACAGAGGCGTTAACAAACCCGTGTCTCCCAGAATCCCCTTGGTCCCAGTTTCCATTTTCGGGCTTTATCGCTATGATGGCTGCGTTGATCACTTTGCTTGTTGACTTTATCTGTACTCAGTATTATGAGagtaaacaaaagaagcaaattGAAGATGTTAAAGATGAACATGTGGGTGATTCTGATTCAGAATCTTTGAGAGTTCCACTGGTGGTGAATGACAATCATGAGGTGTTTGGAGAAGAAGATGGTGGCGGGATTCACATAGTCGGGATCCATGCTCATGCTGCTCATCATAGTCATAATCATAATGAAGTAACCGTGCATTCGGAAGGGCGTTCGCATATGCATCCGCATGGATttagtgatgatgatgacgagGGCGGTGCTCGGCATGTCATTGTTGCACAG GTGTTAGAACTCGGGATCCTATCACATTCAATCCTGATTGGACTATCACTAGGCGTTTCACAAAGCCCATGTGCCATCAGACCCTTGCTGGTTGCCTTATCGTTCCATCAACTTTTTGAAGGGTTCGCACTAGGCGGGTGCATTTCGCAGGCAAAGCTCAGGCCCCTTCATTCAGCTATAATGGCATGCTTTTTCGCTATAACAACGCCTTTAGGTGTCGGTATAGGCGCAGTTATCTGCTCATTTTACAATCCTAACAGCCCCAGAGGTCTTGTTATTGAAGGGGTACTTGACGCTATATCAGGTGGCATTTTGATTTACATGGCTTTGGTTGACTTAATTGCTGCTGATTTTATGACCAAGAAGATGAGATGCAATGTTAGGCTGCAAGCTGTGTCTTATGTTGCATTGTTTCTTGGGGCTGGGTTGATGGCTCTTCTTGCAATTTGGTCATGA
- the LOC110899179 gene encoding zinc transporter 4, chloroplastic isoform X1 produces MWVLEELYMLMNLEKIKGDMWISSASLFRNFAESMSTTSCTDSPEFDPCQDEKAALILKFLAIATILVAGILGVTIPLVSKNYGFFKTDSSLFFSTKAFGAGVILATGFVHMLPEATEALTNPCLPESPWSQFPFSGFIAMMAALITLLVDFICTQYYESKQKKQIEDVKDEHVGDSDSESLRVPLVVNDNHEVFGEEDGGGIHIVGIHAHAAHHSHNHNEVTVHSEGRSHMHPHGFSDDDDEGGARHVIVAQVLELGILSHSILIGLSLGVSQSPCAIRPLLVALSFHQLFEGFALGGCISQAKLRPLHSAIMACFFAITTPLGVGIGAVICSFYNPNSPRGLVIEGVLDAISGGILIYMALVDLIAADFMTKKMRCNVRLQAVSYVALFLGAGLMALLAIWS; encoded by the exons ATGTGGGTGCTTGAG GAGCTATACATGTTGATGAATTTGGAGAAGATTAAAGGGGATATGTGGATTTCATCAG CATCGCTTTTCAGGAACTTTGCTGAATCCATGTCAACAACTAGCTGCACTGACTCACCCGAGTTCGACCCATGCCAAGACGAAAAAGCCGCTCTCATCCTTAAATTTTTGGCCATTGCCACCATCCTTGTCGCCGGAATCCTAGGTGTCACCATCCCATTGGTCAGCAAAAACTATGGCTTCTTCAAAACAGACTCCAGTCTCTTTTTCTCCACCAAAGCCTTTGGTGCTGGTGTGATTCTCGCCACCGGATTCGTGCACATGCTACCAGAAGCCACAGAGGCGTTAACAAACCCGTGTCTCCCAGAATCCCCTTGGTCCCAGTTTCCATTTTCGGGCTTTATCGCTATGATGGCTGCGTTGATCACTTTGCTTGTTGACTTTATCTGTACTCAGTATTATGAGagtaaacaaaagaagcaaattGAAGATGTTAAAGATGAACATGTGGGTGATTCTGATTCAGAATCTTTGAGAGTTCCACTGGTGGTGAATGACAATCATGAGGTGTTTGGAGAAGAAGATGGTGGCGGGATTCACATAGTCGGGATCCATGCTCATGCTGCTCATCATAGTCATAATCATAATGAAGTAACCGTGCATTCGGAAGGGCGTTCGCATATGCATCCGCATGGATttagtgatgatgatgacgagGGCGGTGCTCGGCATGTCATTGTTGCACAG GTGTTAGAACTCGGGATCCTATCACATTCAATCCTGATTGGACTATCACTAGGCGTTTCACAAAGCCCATGTGCCATCAGACCCTTGCTGGTTGCCTTATCGTTCCATCAACTTTTTGAAGGGTTCGCACTAGGCGGGTGCATTTCGCAGGCAAAGCTCAGGCCCCTTCATTCAGCTATAATGGCATGCTTTTTCGCTATAACAACGCCTTTAGGTGTCGGTATAGGCGCAGTTATCTGCTCATTTTACAATCCTAACAGCCCCAGAGGTCTTGTTATTGAAGGGGTACTTGACGCTATATCAGGTGGCATTTTGATTTACATGGCTTTGGTTGACTTAATTGCTGCTGATTTTATGACCAAGAAGATGAGATGCAATGTTAGGCTGCAAGCTGTGTCTTATGTTGCATTGTTTCTTGGGGCTGGGTTGATGGCTCTTCTTGCAATTTGGTCATGA